Proteins co-encoded in one Setaria viridis chromosome 9, Setaria_viridis_v4.0, whole genome shotgun sequence genomic window:
- the LOC117835531 gene encoding uncharacterized protein, with the protein MDAYCVEVNKLEAHFDGLEFHHVPREHIVIADVLSKLSSKHAQVPVDMFLQVLRKPSIKILNLDDGRAPFIAFITDNMSSEDKAKHEKLARRSTNYVVISKELYRKAASTSLLMKYILHNEGLELLHEIHSVDKFTKWIEVKAITSIESAKATQFVEEFTHRFRFPNKIITDLGKQLTGFEFWDFCQDNLIDVYYSLEAHPRCNGQVERANGMVLQSLKSRIFDDTSKYTTKWLRE; encoded by the exons ATGGATGCCTACTGCGTCGAGGTCAACAAACTCGAGGCTCACTTCgacggtcttgagttccatCACGTCCCTAGAGAACACATCGTCATCGCcgacgtcctatccaagctcagCTCGAAACATGCCCAAGTCCCGGTCGACATGTTCCTCCAGGTTTTGAGAAAACCCTCTATCAAGATATTGAACCTGGACGATGGGCGCGCACCTTTCATCGCATTTATCACCGACAACATGTCTTCGGAGGATAAAGCCAAGCACGAAAAGCTCGCACGACGCAGCACCAACTACGTTGTGATTAGTAAGGAGTTGTACAGGAAGGCTGCATCTACCAGCCTTTTGATGAAGTACATCCTCCACAACGAAGGCCTAGAACTCCTCCATGAAATCCACTCGG ttgacaaattcaccaagtggattgaagtcaagGCTATCACCAGCATAGAGTCGGCCAAAGCTACTCAATTCGTTGAAGAGTTCACACACCGCTTCAGGTTCCCCAATAAGATCATCACTGACCTAGGCAAACAACTCACAGGATTCGAGTTCTGGGATTTTTGTcaagacaacctcatcgacGTATACTACTCCTTAGAAGCTCACCCACGATGCAATGGCCAGGTCGAacgtgcgaatgggatggtcctccaatccctcaagtctcgcatctttGACGACACATCCAAGTACACCACCAAATGGCTCCGCGAGTAA